A segment of the Selenomonadales bacterium genome:
AACCCTCGCTAACGCTAGGTTGTGCTGGGGTAAAATAAATCTACCACAGCCTCAAAACGCCCTATCTACCGTCCTTTCTGGACATCGCAATTAGGTCGCAATACGCTCATATCAAAGCTGGCGTTATGCGCGATCACGCAGTTGTCCGCGAAATAGCCCCGAATCGTCGGCCAGAGGTCGCCAAACAGCGGCTTGTCTTTGACGGCCTCCGGAGTGATGCCATGGATGGCTATGTTAATCCTATCAAAGAGCATATTGCGCGGCCGCACTAGCCAAGAGCGCCGCTCGACAATCTTGCCGTCCGTGACGGTGGCAATGCCGACTGCGCAGATACTGCTGCGGTGGGCATTCGCAGTCTCAAAGTCCAGGGCGACGAATTTCAGGTTATCCATCGCTACACTCTAACCCCAAACAAGGCCATAAGTCTGACGTAGAGCCAGTAGGCCCCAATCATCACCACAGATGCTAAGGCCAAGGAAGGGTAGAACCCCTGTTGCCTACGCAAAAAGAAGGTCATCGCGAGGAAGAAGATCGATGACGGCAAAATGATCCAGAAAATTGACTGCGACAGACTGATTACTAGGTTAGTATCCTTGGTGTCTTCGTAGAGCCAGACCATGGCGAGAATGGAGTTAATGGGCAGGGAAACAATGATTGCGCCAAGCAGGGGCATTCGCCTGCTCAACAGGGATACCACGGCAATCATAGACCCGGAGATGGCTGCGCGTATTAAGAGCTGCACGAGGATATCCTCCTTCACGATGGTTACTCGCTCTGCTTCGCGAGGGGTACTCAGCGAACCGAGTTAATCATATCGCGTGGCTAACGAACCCGCAACAAAGTTTCACCTAGAATATTGGTGATGGCGCGAAACATAGCAGACGGTTGTGCGTAGCAGTTACCAGAAGGAAATTCATTGAGACGGGGGATGCAAGTGAGCTCAAAAAGCACATTGTTTACCAAAGCACCGACAACGCGGCTGCGCGTAGCACCCAATGCACAGGCTGAGGTAGTGGCCGAGCTGCCTCAGGGCAGCGAGCTAGAGGTGCTAGGGCAGGCAGATGCGTTTCTGCAGGTATCGGTTTGGCATCCTCAACGTGGCCGGGTTGCAGGTTGGGTTCACAGGAGCTTTGTGGGGGGAGAGACCCCTAGCGCTACACCCGCGTTTGGTTCCCCGCCACAGGATGCCCCCCCGAAGTGTCACGCCTGCAGCAGCGAGAACTGGGCTATTGTTCCTTTCGCCAATGAGTTTGGCAGAGGTGCCTCCTACTTAGCCCTCGGTTTCTTGGATGGGATTCCAGTGAAAGTCCGAGTGTGCCGCGGCTGTGGCCTAGTGGAGAGATGTCTAGATAAGGAAGGCAGAGCAGAGCTCGAAAAATGGCTCAATACTAAGTAAGATGGCGTGAGCTGGGCAATGCAATTCAGCGCTGCCGCTTGACATAGGGGGATTCTTGCTATAGTATACTAGTTGACTAGTATACTATTACTATGCCTGCAAAGTGCTACGAGAAGGAGGTGAGTCCCTCATGCGCTACAACGACCGTGAGCCAATCTACCTGCAGATTATGCAAGAGATTAAGACAGAAATAGCCCTAGGTCACTTAACACCGGGCATGCAGCTCCCCACCATTAAGGAGCAGGCGGCTTTAATGCGCGTTAACCCCAACACGGTGGCCAGGGTGTACGATTTGCTTGAACAGGAGCGGGTGATTACGAAACAGAAAGGGCTTGGGACTTTTGTAAGCACCAGCACGACATTAGCGGGGGACTTAAGGCGCGAACTTGCGGATGCTACCACAGCTCGCTTTGTGAGCGAAATGTCGCGGCTTGGGCTTAGCGCCTCAGAAATGCAGGGACATCTAAGGCAGTTTCTCGCCGGCCCATCTCTTTAGGCGTAAACAGACAAAGGAGTGAGTATTATGAGTGATATTCTGGTGGCGTCTAACCTTGTCAAGCGGTACGGCGAAGTAACGGCTCTTAACGGTATCACCTGCCGCTTTCAGCGCGGCAAGATTTACGGGTTGCTTGGTCCTAACGCGAGCGGTAAGACGACATTCCTAAAGATTTGCGCGGCTCTTACTATGATTTTCCAGGGGCAGGTACTCATTGACGGCCTTAAGCCCGGGCTCGCTACCAAGGCTAAAGTAGCCTACCTGCCCGACGGCGACTACTTCCTAGACTGGATGCGTGTGGGCGATGTCGTCGACTTTTTTAGCGACTTTTTCCCCGATTTTGACCGCAGTAAGGCCGGGCACCTCTTGCGCGAACTCGAACTAGACAACCGCACCGTAGCCTCTACCCTTTCTAAGGGGATGATGGCGCGCCTTAAGCTTGCGGTGGTGCTTTCGCGCCGCGCCAGGCTCTTCTTGCTTGACGAGGCCTTTGATGGCGTCGACCCGGTCACGCGTGAAAAGACTATTGACATCATCCTCGACACGTTCGACCGCGAGAGCACCATTATTCTCGCTACGCACCACATTGACTACGTCGACAAGCTGCTCGACGAAGTTAAGCTTTTACGGCGGGGAGAGATAATCCGCGAGATTGCTGCGGATGAAATCAGGCAGATGAGCGGAAAGTCGATAGGGGAGTACTACTTAGAGGTCTTTCGCCATGAAAAAGCTCGTTAAGTGGCAGTTCCGCCATTATCGCGACACTGCCACGCAAGTCATGCTCGGCCTGCTTATCGTCACGGCCGTTCTGGCATGGCTAAGCTACACACTATTTAACCTCTCCGCTCAGCTAGTCGTTGCCGTGTTTCGTATGGTGCAATGGGGTGCCCTTGGCGGAGCGTTGGTGTTACACTACCTGCCGTATATATCTATGCACCAAGCAAAGCGGGATGCGCATACGCTGCCCCTGCATGTCCCGCTACCGCAGCGCTCCGCGCTGTTCGCGAAGATCATTGCAGTTGTGCCCCTGTTACTTAGTTACGTGACGACCAACTTTGTTTTATTCCATTTTATGGGTACGGATTTGCCTCAGTTGCAGGAGCTCGCCCCAGAGAGGTCGTTAGTAAGGGCAGCGCTTTTCATCCTAATTGCGGCTCTCCTGATGAACGGCCTAGTGCTGCGAACGCTGCAGCGCCAGCTCGTGCGCTTACCTGTCCGTTGGCCCATTATCAACCTATTCTTCGACTTGGCCCTGCTCTTGGGGTATGCATCCATCGCAGGGCTGGTCATCGGCGTCTTGGAGGCCAGCGGCGTGTCGGCACAGGTGGAGGCTCTAGTTTTTGTCGTAGCAGGCCTAGCCTTAACCTACGCTAACGGCTACTTGCTCGAGCGCTACACTCCACAGCTTGAGTACTAGCACTGCCCAGTGAAAGGAGGAGTTTTCCATGCTTCCAATCATGAAGTTCACCCTACGCGCAGTCGAAAGCAAGCTTTGGCTGTTACTTGGGTATGCCGCGCTTGGCATAGGCTCGCACTTAGTTGTGCCAGAGAATTGGCCACATGCTGTAACCTTGGCCTCTCTATGGTGGATAGGCTCTTGGGTGTCTGCGCTATACATTCTCCCGGATGTCGTTATCGTTAAAGGCGCGGAGTACTTAAGCCCCCTCTACCAACAGGTGCCGCGGAAGTCAATCTGCTATTTCATGTGCCACTACGGCATGGCTTTGGCGTGCGTCGCGCTGTTTGTCACTGGGTTCACAGCATTTGCCGGATTTGCCGCAACGTTCATGCCTGACGGCTTCAATGCCCTAGTCGCCCTAAACATCCTCTCTTTTAGCCTGTATACTACAGCCGTCGGCCTCGCACTCATGAGCCTACTTGTGGTATTCGCCGTTGGCAAAGAGGGTCGGCCAAAGCTTGCCGCGCTCGTTGGAGTACTAATCATCGCCTATCTGCTGTTTTTTCACGCCGGGCCAGGCGTTTTGGCGCTAGCGGAGCTCGTCTTGTCCTCTTTCGTGAACTTAACTGAGGGCTTCGCAGGCGTTGCCGGTGACTCGGTTCTCCACATACCGCAAGCACAGGCTATCCTGGATATTGCCTCGACAGCCACCCTGCTCCTTCTGCAATTAGGAGTCCTTGCCTTCCTGCTCAGCGGCAAGACAGATATGGCATGAAAGCTGTGGGGAGGTCGTCTAGTATGCTTAAGCTTGTTTTGTGGGAACTGCAGGAATATCGCGGCGTGGCTATGAAGATGATGTCTGGGATCTTTGCTGTCGCGGTGGTCGTGTCATTCACTGGTCACCTGGTTTTTGGTGCGGCTAGCGAGCGGGTAGTGGAGGGATGTCGCTTACTGCTAGTCGGTGCGCTCGCGGGAAATGCGGTTGCGCTGCACGTTTCCTACTTTAGCTTTAACTTGCCCGGCATTGAGGCTGGCGCAAACACCTTGATGCTGCACGCTCCGGTGGCGGCGTGGCGTGTCCTTGTGGCGAAACAAGTGGCCGCGCTTCCTGTGCTTGTCCTCTACCTAGTCACCGATACCGCGCTTACACTCGTGACGGGTTACGAGCATCTGCTCCCGCTGTACGACTGGCAGCGCATGCTCCTGTTCGCCTTGCTATATTTTTTAGGTGTAGCCTTGGCCTTGAACGCGCTTGTGGTCAGGACAGCAGCAAAAGCGAGAATTCGTTTTGGCAAAGCACTAGGCCTTATTGTTGATGGGGTCGTGTTTGCTGTTTCCTTTGCCTTGTTTGTTCTGCTTGTGTCGGGAGCTTACGTTCTTCCGGAGCTCGTAGCCGTAATGGCGGCGCCACTAGTGCAGGCTCTGCTCCTGCTTGTGTTGGCTAGCGCCCTAACTTGGCTCAACGCGCATCTCCTAGAGCACGTTGCCAACCGAATAGAAATCTAGACGTGCCGTTTATGCAACTTTAGAAAGATTTACTCGTATTACCGGCTAGTGAGTTCTTAGTCTTGATGAGAGGGGTGCTGCGCGTGCAGAGACCAACCGGAGTCACGGAAAGGATAGAGGTCCTAGACATCATCCGAGGGTATGCGTTGTTTGGCGTTTTGCTCGTAAACATGGTGATGATTAACAGTCTGTTGATGGAGTTTGGTGCCGGCTTAGACCTCTTATCTCAACCCGCCCGCCTAGCGACTGCATGGGAGAGGACTACAGCGTGGATTGTACAGATATTTTTCCAGGGCAAGTTCTACACCATCTTTGCTTTTCTCTTCGGCCTTGGGTTTTACTTGTTTTTAAACCGCAATGAGGCACAGGCGGGGACAAATCGGCGCCTGTTTGTGCGTAGAGTGTCAATACTCCTGGCAATTGGCCTGTTGCATATGATTTTCATCTGGTGGGGCGATGTGCTCTTCACTTATGCGTTAATTGGCTTCCTGCTTATGCTGTTTCGCACCGCTAGTTTCGGCCAGATTCGCGCCTGGGCTACGGGGCTACTGCTCATCTCCTTTGCCCTGCTTCCCTTATCTGTTTTCATGGCGGCTCCGCAGTGGGCAGAAGGTGGCGCCGCATTGGAGGCAATGGCTCCTTTCCTTGAACAAGCTCGAGCTGTCTACCAAGAGGGGACTTATTGGGAATTAGTAGTACACCGCTGGCGCTACGAGTTTCTAGGCGTCCTGGTAAACGCAATTGCCATGATTCCCCGCATCCTCGGCTTATTCCTTGTCGGGCTCTATGTAGGAAAACTCGGCATCTTCCAGCGCGTGGCTGACCATTTGCCGCTGATTGCGCGGGCGAGAACCATAGGCTTGGTAGGCGGGGGGC
Coding sequences within it:
- a CDS encoding ABC transporter ATP-binding protein, with the protein product MSDILVASNLVKRYGEVTALNGITCRFQRGKIYGLLGPNASGKTTFLKICAALTMIFQGQVLIDGLKPGLATKAKVAYLPDGDYFLDWMRVGDVVDFFSDFFPDFDRSKAGHLLRELELDNRTVASTLSKGMMARLKLAVVLSRRARLFLLDEAFDGVDPVTREKTIDIILDTFDRESTIILATHHIDYVDKLLDEVKLLRRGEIIREIAADEIRQMSGKSIGEYYLEVFRHEKAR
- a CDS encoding SH3 domain-containing protein is translated as MSSKSTLFTKAPTTRLRVAPNAQAEVVAELPQGSELEVLGQADAFLQVSVWHPQRGRVAGWVHRSFVGGETPSATPAFGSPPQDAPPKCHACSSENWAIVPFANEFGRGASYLALGFLDGIPVKVRVCRGCGLVERCLDKEGRAELEKWLNTK
- a CDS encoding DUF418 domain-containing protein, which encodes MQRPTGVTERIEVLDIIRGYALFGVLLVNMVMINSLLMEFGAGLDLLSQPARLATAWERTTAWIVQIFFQGKFYTIFAFLFGLGFYLFLNRNEAQAGTNRRLFVRRVSILLAIGLLHMIFIWWGDVLFTYALIGFLLMLFRTASFGQIRAWATGLLLISFALLPLSVFMAAPQWAEGGAALEAMAPFLEQARAVYQEGTYWELVVHRWRYEFLGVLVNAIAMIPRILGLFLVGLYVGKLGIFQRVADHLPLIARARTIGLVGGGLLTLAHVGLQLGILEGYLTPVASSAASMLLREVSTPLISLFYVTCIIGIWHSGALSGVFSGLATLGRMALTNYLVQCVVLAWLFYGHGLGLMGMSIAYMPAIALAIYVAQIALSRFWLERYNQGPAEWVWRRLTYGTSTSSSI
- a CDS encoding GntR family transcriptional regulator; protein product: MRYNDREPIYLQIMQEIKTEIALGHLTPGMQLPTIKEQAALMRVNPNTVARVYDLLEQERVITKQKGLGTFVSTSTTLAGDLRRELADATTARFVSEMSRLGLSASEMQGHLRQFLAGPSL
- a CDS encoding DUF3147 family protein; the protein is MQLLIRAAISGSMIAVVSLLSRRMPLLGAIIVSLPINSILAMVWLYEDTKDTNLVISLSQSIFWIILPSSIFFLAMTFFLRRQQGFYPSLALASVVMIGAYWLYVRLMALFGVRV